In Humulus lupulus chromosome 6, drHumLupu1.1, whole genome shotgun sequence, a single genomic region encodes these proteins:
- the LOC133781499 gene encoding UPF0481 protein At3g47200-like produces the protein MGGKEDHGEQQEQTSTEGENKNGEIQISMPSNGEQYSSIAKQQHQKTLPGWGCLPYTARRKSGKTPIRHDEQEQPSTQELSSSFTNALKNLSQDDKELIKDIDKQLKIGEDEDNTRSQSRTTKIQKVPKIIKTRKIYKVDYIKPKVIAIGPIYANDEKLNNIVVKHRLAARFIKDSGKSGYELLDKFKQQIETDDDKLEDLFESKIVGDLNDELKDNKLIRMLFLDGCSVLQFIDSYVNNDIKESDGISNGKADQILHDLFLMENQIPFKVLLILMRLSEKELELAILNLYHFVSMNIMAPTIYSKQRLDQKRKYLSQKKDKKQVFGDNNMPVHLLDLLRSELLFDDDRTEMAEELSSATKEEKKEGGDRAELFSTYYKRSFRNVEDLKEAGIKLKPDYSSGLRSVSFSSRFHVFGQLKLPPLIVDESTPQKLLNLVAYEMCPGNNKKNYAVTSYLRLLDSLIDSEEDVKHLRSAHILRNNLSSDKEVADLFNNIGSSLVPHDAYLDVKKDIQKHYERKLVNWKAQFYREHCRNPWTILAVLAAKTALILTGIQTYYSVHPKKE, from the exons ATGGGTGGCAAGGAGGACCATGGTGAGCAACAAGAGCAGACTTCAACTGAGGGAGAGAATAAGAATGGTGAAATACAAATTAGTATGCCCAGCAATGGGGAACAGTATTCGTCCATTGCTAAGCAACAACATCAAAAGACCTTACCAGGATGGGGTTGTCTCCCGTACACGGCGAGGAGAAAGTCGGGGAAAACTCCCATTCGTCATGATGAACAAGAGCAGCCTTCGACTCAGGAATTGAG CTCTAGCTTCACCAATGCTTTGAAGAATCTGAGTCAAGATGATAAAGAACTGATAAAAGACATTGACAAACAACTAAAaattggagaagatgaagataatACGAGATCACAGTCGCGTACTACGAAGATACAAAAggttccaaaaatcatcaaaacaagAAAGATATATAAGGTTGATTACATTAAGCCAAAGGTGATTGCAATCGGTCCTATTTACGCTAACGATGAGAAATTGAATAATATTGTAGTCAAGCATAGATTGGCAGCAAGATTTATTAAAGATAGCGGCAAATCTGGGTACGAGTTACTCGATAAATTCAAGCAACAAATCGAAACTGATGATGATAAACTAGAGGATCTCTTTGAAAGCAAGATAGTAGGTGATCTGAATGATGAACTGAAAGACAATAAATTGATCAGGATGTTGTTTTTGGATGGGTGTTCAGTACTCCAATTTATAGATAGTTATGTTAATAATGACATAAAAGAGTCTGATGGGATTAGCAATGGCAAAGCAGATCAGATTCTTCATGATTTGTTTTTGATGGAAAACCAAATTCCCTTTAAAGTACTCCTGATATTGATGAGGTTGAGTGAAAAAGAGTTGGAATTGGCAATATTAAATCTCTATCATTTTGTTTCTATGAACATTATGGCACCAACAATATATAGTAAACAAAGGCTCGAtcagaaaagaaaatatttatcaCAGAAGAAAGATAAGAAACAAGTCTTTGGAGATAATAACATGCCTGTTCATCTTCTTGACCTTCTCAGATCCGAGCTCTTATTTGACGACGACCGTACTGAAATGGCTGAGGAGCTTTCATCAgcaacaaaagaagaaaaaaaagagggTGGAGATCGTGCTGAATTGTTTTCCACTTATTACAAACGGTCATTTCGCAATGTTGAAGATCTTAAGGAAGCTGGCATAAAGTTAAAGCCTGATTATTCTAGTGGCCTGAGATCTGTATCTTTCTCATCTAGATTTCATGTTTTCGGTCAACTCAAGCTTCCACCGTTGATTGTGGATGAGTCAACACCACAAAAGTTGTTGAACTTGGTTGCTTATGAAATGTGCCCAGGTAACAATAAGAAAAACTACGCTGTGACTTCATATTTGAGATTGTTAGATTCACTCATCGACAGTGAAGAAGATGTTAAACACCTGAGGTCAGCACATATACTTCGAAATAATCTTAGTAGCGACAAAGAAGTAGCTGACTTGTTCAACAACATAGGCAGCAGCTTGGTGCCCCATGACGCTTATTTGGACGTCAAAAAGGATATACAAAAGCACTACGAAAGAAAGTTGGTTAATTGGAAAGCTCAGTTCTACAGAGAACACTGTAGAAATCCATGGACTATCTTGGCTGTTTTGGCTGCCAAAACTGCTTTGATATTAACAGGGATTCAGACTTATTACTCTGTCCATCCTAAAAAGGAGTAG